One part of the Gemmatimonas sp. genome encodes these proteins:
- a CDS encoding aminoacetone oxidase family FAD-binding enzyme, translated as MRRVIVIGAGAAGSMAAIFAASEGADTLLIEGTRDGGRKILISGGGRCNVLPSRVDESRFVTDSSPNLLKKIVRAWPLAQQRAFFEDTLSIPLEEETESLKLFPASHKARDVRDGLLDYARKVGVRLRMESRVVDISPVNGSWEVTVDDGTVLKADAVIVATGGLSVPNTGSDGAGLNMLKALGHTMHPTYAALTPLTTTDAAFNGLSGISLTVSLTAKSALQQATWRGGFLFTHHGYSGPSVLNVSHVAVRARAGHAPTAKVHVQWAALGEKEWEEALKPHGARTVTGALRAEMPDRLAAALLAKANVEPTRPLTELRRDERLRLIDILVRGDLPWQGDEGYKKAEVMGGGVALSEIDPRTMESRRHKGLFLCGEVLDAFGPIGGYNFLWAWATGRSAGTGAAAASA; from the coding sequence ATGCGGCGGGTGATTGTGATCGGGGCAGGGGCGGCCGGGTCAATGGCGGCGATCTTCGCGGCGTCCGAAGGCGCGGATACGCTGCTGATCGAGGGAACGCGTGATGGCGGTCGCAAGATCCTGATCAGCGGTGGCGGTCGCTGTAACGTACTCCCGTCGCGGGTGGACGAGTCACGCTTCGTGACGGATTCCTCACCGAATCTGCTCAAGAAGATCGTGCGCGCCTGGCCGCTGGCCCAACAACGCGCCTTCTTCGAAGACACGCTGAGCATCCCCCTCGAGGAAGAGACCGAATCGCTCAAGCTCTTCCCCGCGTCGCACAAGGCACGCGACGTGCGCGACGGCCTGCTGGATTATGCGCGCAAGGTCGGCGTCCGCCTGCGCATGGAATCGCGCGTGGTGGATATCTCGCCGGTGAACGGGAGCTGGGAAGTGACCGTCGACGACGGCACGGTGCTCAAGGCCGACGCCGTGATCGTGGCTACCGGCGGTCTCTCCGTACCGAACACGGGCAGCGACGGGGCAGGGCTCAACATGCTCAAAGCGCTCGGCCACACCATGCACCCCACCTACGCCGCCCTCACGCCGCTCACCACCACCGACGCGGCGTTCAACGGCCTCTCGGGCATTTCCCTCACGGTGTCGCTCACGGCCAAGAGCGCGCTGCAGCAGGCCACCTGGCGCGGCGGATTCCTGTTCACGCACCACGGCTACAGCGGCCCCTCGGTACTGAACGTGTCGCACGTCGCGGTGCGCGCCCGCGCCGGACATGCACCGACCGCCAAGGTGCATGTGCAGTGGGCCGCACTGGGCGAAAAGGAATGGGAAGAGGCGCTCAAGCCGCACGGCGCGCGTACGGTCACGGGCGCGCTGCGGGCTGAAATGCCCGACCGCCTCGCGGCGGCGCTGTTGGCCAAGGCCAACGTGGAGCCCACCCGCCCGCTCACCGAATTGCGGCGCGATGAACGCTTGCGACTCATCGACATCCTCGTGCGCGGCGATCTGCCGTGGCAGGGCGACGAGGGCTACAAAAAGGCCGAAGTGATGGGCGGTGGTGTGGCGTTGAGTGAAATCGATCCGCGCACCATGGAGAGCCGCCGACACAAGGGACTTTTTCTGTGCGGCGAAGTGCTCGACGCGTTCGGCCCGATCGGTGGCTACAACTTCCTGTGGGCTTGGGCCACGGGGCGGAGCGCGGGGACGGGGGCGGCTGCTGCCAGCGCGTGA
- a CDS encoding EVE domain-containing protein produces the protein MPAKKSAAKKAPAKKAAPKSMPYEKGAWAAAFSARAPGEKRYWLIKSEPDVFSFDDLLAAPKQTTCWDSVRNSSARNFLRDGMKKGDLAFYYHSNAEPSAIVGICEVVREGYPDHTALDPSHDYYDAESIAETPTWFMVDVTAVKKLATPVRLPEIKNSAALSEMSLVKVGRLSVVPVRPNEWETVIAMSEGRS, from the coding sequence ATGCCCGCTAAGAAATCCGCCGCCAAGAAGGCGCCCGCTAAGAAAGCGGCGCCCAAGTCGATGCCATACGAGAAGGGCGCCTGGGCCGCCGCCTTTTCGGCACGCGCGCCGGGCGAGAAGCGGTATTGGCTGATCAAGAGCGAGCCTGATGTCTTCTCGTTCGATGACCTGCTGGCGGCACCCAAGCAGACCACCTGCTGGGACAGCGTGCGCAACTCGAGTGCGCGCAACTTCCTGCGCGACGGCATGAAGAAGGGCGATCTGGCGTTCTACTATCACTCGAACGCCGAGCCGTCGGCGATCGTGGGCATTTGCGAAGTGGTGCGTGAAGGCTATCCCGATCACACGGCGCTCGATCCGTCGCACGACTACTACGACGCGGAGTCGATTGCCGAGACGCCCACGTGGTTCATGGTCGACGTCACGGCGGTGAAGAAGTTGGCCACTCCCGTGAGGTTGCCGGAGATCAAGAACAGTGCGGCGCTGAGCGAGATGTCGCTGGTGAAGGTCGGTCGACTCTCGGTGGTACCGGTGCGGCCCAACGAGTGGGAGACGGTGATTGCGATGAGCGAAGGACGCTCGTAA
- a CDS encoding amidohydrolase family protein, whose amino-acid sequence MSRLPWRFGALCAAAIATTTPFVAQGQSAAPRAGARAPEKPLPLEVGRTFSLDTREGTWLSLDVSPDGATIAFDMLGDIYTMPFAGGDATRITSGMAFDAQPRFSPDGTSIVFISDREGADNVHVVDLATKTVKAITRGKTNVYLSAEWSPDGKYIVASKGGFRGGLPTLWMYHADGGNGMSLYTAPPNAAPGTAVQQAGAAFSADGKSIWYTQRTGAWNYNAQFPQYQIYVYNRDTGEREAQSSRYGSAVRPTLSPDGKWLVYGSRYEDKTGLRVRELATGEERWLAYPTQRDEMESRAPLDALPGMSFTPDSKELIASYANKIWRVAIDGSGQVEIPFRVQSTVEAGPELAFKYPISDSAQFTVRQIRDAVPSPDGKQLAFIALEKLYVMDYPAGTPRRVSTLNTIESEPAWSPDGKSLAWVTWSNDGGRLYKAAVSPRAAAPVLLSKVVGTLRQPAWSPNGTRIVLTQTAAQGRRDQTGVTAPTNIVWYPASPAAVGGSEPTLIARAAGRSVPHFSKDTSRIYLSSNANGLVSIRWDGSDEQRHLRVTGPAAGGNVDDHDVNPSELMLQRDAEEPNTPGPSATLTLMSPSGDVALAQINQDFYTVVVPPRGTQPSVSVADPNTAAVPVKRLTDIGGQFPAWSSNGKRVHWSIGNAHVVYDLDSAAVRDAAIAASRRDSTVADSLRPRLYAPAEKRVLVQATRDIPRGTVVLRNARMITMKGDEIIARGDLVITNNRITAVGATGSVTVPAGATEMDLAGATVIPGFVDTHAHLRAERGTIHESQPWAYLANLAYGVTTTRDPQTATTDVLTYQDMVDAGQAIGPRIYSTGPGIFDRDLIRDQEHARSILKRYSSYYDTKTIKMYVAGVRQTRQWIIKAAREQQLMPTTEGSLDVKLNLSETIDGYPGLEHSMGIVPLGGDVTKFMAWSNRTYTPTLLVNYGGPWGENYFYTKENPYGDPKLQRFTAYEELALKTRRRMASMPGGGTAGGWFRDEEYIFPQLATEATKILRAGGRLGIGSHGQLQGLGYHWELWAMASGGMTPMEALRTATAMGAQAIGLQGDVGSIEVGKLADLVVLDADPLADLRNTGKIKFVMKNGRMYDGNTLAETYPTKREGPVVPNRPIAPATKAGSK is encoded by the coding sequence ATGTCCCGTCTGCCCTGGCGATTCGGCGCGCTGTGCGCTGCCGCGATCGCTACCACCACCCCGTTCGTCGCACAGGGACAAAGCGCCGCCCCTCGCGCCGGTGCACGAGCTCCTGAAAAGCCGCTGCCACTCGAAGTCGGCCGCACCTTCTCGCTCGATACGCGCGAAGGCACGTGGCTCTCGCTCGATGTGAGCCCCGACGGTGCCACGATCGCCTTCGACATGCTCGGCGACATCTACACGATGCCGTTCGCCGGTGGTGACGCCACACGCATCACCAGCGGGATGGCGTTCGATGCGCAGCCGCGTTTCAGCCCCGATGGCACGTCGATCGTGTTCATCTCCGATCGCGAAGGCGCCGACAACGTGCACGTGGTGGACCTCGCCACGAAGACGGTGAAGGCCATTACGCGCGGCAAGACGAACGTGTATCTGTCGGCCGAGTGGTCGCCCGATGGCAAGTACATCGTGGCCAGCAAGGGTGGATTCCGCGGTGGACTTCCTACGCTGTGGATGTATCACGCCGACGGTGGCAACGGCATGTCGCTGTATACGGCACCGCCGAACGCCGCGCCGGGCACCGCCGTGCAGCAGGCTGGTGCCGCCTTCAGCGCCGACGGCAAGTCGATCTGGTACACGCAGCGCACCGGTGCCTGGAACTACAACGCGCAGTTTCCGCAGTATCAGATTTATGTTTACAATCGCGACACCGGTGAGCGCGAAGCGCAGTCGTCACGCTACGGATCGGCGGTGCGCCCCACGCTCAGTCCCGACGGTAAGTGGCTCGTGTACGGCTCACGCTACGAAGACAAGACCGGGCTGCGGGTGCGCGAGCTCGCGACCGGCGAAGAGCGCTGGCTGGCGTATCCGACGCAGCGCGACGAGATGGAATCGCGCGCGCCACTGGACGCGCTCCCGGGCATGAGCTTCACGCCGGACTCGAAGGAGCTGATCGCAAGCTACGCCAACAAGATCTGGCGCGTGGCGATCGACGGCAGCGGACAAGTGGAGATCCCGTTTCGCGTGCAGTCCACGGTCGAGGCCGGACCGGAACTCGCGTTCAAGTATCCGATCTCTGACAGCGCGCAGTTCACGGTGCGACAGATTCGCGACGCCGTGCCGAGTCCCGATGGAAAGCAGCTCGCCTTCATCGCGCTTGAGAAGCTGTACGTGATGGACTACCCGGCCGGCACGCCGCGTCGTGTGTCCACGTTGAACACGATCGAGTCGGAGCCCGCGTGGTCCCCCGACGGCAAGTCGCTGGCCTGGGTCACATGGTCCAACGACGGCGGACGTCTGTACAAGGCCGCCGTATCGCCGCGGGCCGCGGCCCCGGTGTTGCTGAGCAAAGTGGTGGGGACGCTGCGTCAGCCGGCCTGGTCGCCGAACGGCACGCGCATCGTGCTCACGCAAACCGCCGCGCAAGGTCGTCGTGACCAGACCGGCGTGACCGCGCCCACCAACATCGTGTGGTATCCCGCGTCGCCCGCTGCGGTCGGTGGCAGTGAGCCCACGCTGATCGCGCGGGCGGCCGGACGCAGCGTGCCGCACTTCTCGAAGGACACCTCGCGCATCTACCTGTCGTCCAACGCGAACGGACTCGTGTCGATTCGTTGGGATGGCAGCGACGAACAGCGGCACCTGCGCGTGACCGGACCCGCTGCCGGCGGCAACGTGGACGATCACGATGTGAACCCGTCGGAACTCATGTTGCAGCGCGACGCCGAGGAGCCGAATACTCCGGGACCGTCAGCGACGCTCACGCTGATGTCGCCCAGCGGCGACGTGGCGCTGGCGCAGATCAATCAGGATTTCTACACGGTGGTCGTGCCGCCGCGTGGCACGCAGCCGTCGGTGAGTGTGGCCGATCCGAACACCGCCGCCGTGCCGGTGAAGCGACTCACCGATATCGGTGGGCAGTTCCCGGCGTGGAGCAGCAACGGGAAGCGCGTGCACTGGTCGATCGGCAACGCGCACGTGGTGTACGATCTCGACTCGGCGGCGGTGCGTGACGCCGCGATCGCCGCGTCGCGCCGTGATTCCACTGTGGCCGATAGCCTCCGTCCGCGTCTGTATGCGCCCGCCGAGAAGCGTGTGCTGGTGCAGGCCACGCGCGACATCCCTCGGGGGACCGTGGTGCTGCGCAACGCGCGCATGATCACCATGAAGGGTGACGAAATCATCGCCCGTGGTGACCTCGTCATCACGAACAATCGCATCACGGCCGTCGGGGCCACCGGCAGCGTGACCGTGCCCGCCGGTGCGACCGAAATGGACCTCGCCGGCGCGACCGTGATCCCCGGCTTCGTCGACACACACGCGCATTTGCGGGCCGAACGCGGCACCATTCACGAGTCGCAGCCGTGGGCGTATCTGGCGAATCTCGCGTACGGCGTGACCACCACGCGCGATCCGCAAACCGCCACGACCGATGTGCTGACCTATCAGGACATGGTCGACGCCGGACAGGCAATCGGACCGCGCATCTACTCCACGGGCCCCGGCATCTTCGATCGCGATCTCATCCGCGATCAGGAGCATGCGCGCAGCATTCTCAAGCGTTACAGCAGCTACTACGACACCAAGACGATCAAGATGTACGTGGCTGGTGTGCGTCAGACGCGGCAGTGGATCATCAAGGCGGCGCGCGAGCAGCAGCTTATGCCGACGACCGAAGGCTCACTCGACGTGAAGCTCAATCTGAGCGAGACGATCGACGGCTATCCCGGCCTCGAACACTCGATGGGCATCGTACCGCTCGGGGGCGACGTCACGAAGTTCATGGCGTGGTCGAATCGCACGTATACCCCCACGCTGCTGGTGAACTACGGTGGACCGTGGGGCGAGAACTACTTTTACACGAAGGAGAATCCGTACGGCGACCCGAAGCTTCAGCGCTTCACCGCGTACGAGGAGCTGGCGCTCAAGACGCGTCGTCGCATGGCGTCGATGCCCGGCGGCGGTACGGCCGGCGGCTGGTTCCGCGATGAGGAGTACATCTTCCCGCAGCTTGCCACCGAAGCCACGAAGATTCTCCGCGCTGGTGGACGACTCGGCATCGGCAGTCACGGGCAGCTGCAGGGCCTCGGCTACCACTGGGAGCTGTGGGCCATGGCGTCGGGCGGGATGACGCCGATGGAAGCGCTGCGCACCGCCACGGCGATGGGCGCGCAGGCGATCGGATTGCAGGGCGATGTGGGCTCGATCGAAGTCGGCAAGCTCGCCGACCTCGTGGTGCTCGACGCCGATCCGTTGGCCGACCTGCGGAATACCGGCAAGATCAAGTTCGTCATGAAGAACGGCCGGATGTACGACGGCAATACGCTGGCCGAGACGTATCCGACCAAGCGCGAGGGGCCGGTGGTCCCCAACCGTCCGATCGCGCCGGCCACGAAGGCGGGTTCGAAGTAG